Proteins encoded within one genomic window of uncultured Desulfobacter sp.:
- the istA gene encoding IS21 family transposase, which yields MLKVDQYDYIRTAHRVYGKAIKELARETGHSKNTIKKILKQEYIGYKQRSKQPYPVLGPYIQEIDRWLGDDKDKPYKQRHTATRIYHRLKSELEYSGGETTVRRYVREAKLRLGLTNQQAFIPSDPTTAQEAEVDWGNCQAVIAGEPVKLKLFCIRSKCSGKHFVRCYPCERQQALFDAHIQAFSFFGGVFPVLIYDNLTTVVQKVFKGKKRHLQESYNRFKAYYNFDPRFCNPGQGHEKGGIEGLVGYARRNYMVPIPHADSLDELNTRLLDDCMAYGEHRIAGQTQSVNELFESEKQVLLPLPTTSFSNVETFMVRVNKYATVIIDKNRYSVPTRYAYMRVQAIVEIDQVIIYWSGRKISTHHRLYGNNKWSLKPEHYLELIRQRPQSFDTARPILQWRDQWPDCLEKLLEHFRRKNGVTKGTREFVTVLMLYEKYAVDKIEAAVKEALKSNVGCSNALKQILHSQNISMESQFDPLSNWETLPPADISAYEQLGGIL from the coding sequence ATGCTTAAAGTGGATCAGTATGATTACATCCGAACAGCTCACCGTGTTTATGGAAAGGCCATTAAAGAGCTTGCCAGAGAAACCGGCCATTCAAAAAACACCATAAAAAAAATTTTAAAGCAGGAATACATTGGCTACAAGCAACGATCTAAACAGCCATATCCCGTTCTTGGTCCTTATATCCAGGAGATAGACCGCTGGCTTGGCGATGACAAGGACAAGCCATACAAACAGCGACATACAGCAACCCGGATATACCATCGTCTGAAATCGGAACTCGAGTATTCCGGTGGAGAGACGACGGTTCGCCGTTATGTGCGTGAGGCAAAGCTGAGGCTGGGTTTAACGAATCAGCAGGCATTTATCCCATCAGATCCGACGACTGCCCAGGAAGCCGAGGTAGACTGGGGAAACTGTCAGGCAGTTATTGCCGGCGAACCCGTGAAGCTGAAATTATTTTGCATACGTTCAAAATGTTCGGGCAAACACTTTGTTCGCTGTTATCCCTGTGAAAGGCAGCAAGCTTTATTTGACGCTCATATCCAGGCCTTTTCATTTTTTGGAGGCGTGTTCCCAGTTCTTATCTATGACAATCTGACAACAGTCGTACAAAAGGTATTTAAAGGAAAAAAACGTCATCTTCAGGAATCTTATAATCGGTTCAAGGCCTATTACAACTTCGATCCAAGGTTTTGCAATCCCGGCCAGGGCCATGAAAAAGGTGGGATTGAAGGCCTGGTCGGCTACGCTCGAAGAAATTATATGGTTCCTATCCCACATGCTGACAGCCTGGACGAATTGAACACGCGCCTCCTCGATGATTGCATGGCCTATGGAGAGCATCGCATCGCCGGTCAAACACAAAGCGTCAATGAATTGTTTGAATCAGAAAAGCAGGTATTGCTGCCATTGCCGACAACATCGTTCAGTAACGTTGAGACGTTCATGGTCAGGGTAAACAAATATGCCACCGTTATTATTGACAAGAACCGGTATTCTGTCCCGACGCGCTATGCTTACATGAGAGTGCAGGCGATAGTAGAGATAGACCAGGTGATCATTTATTGGAGCGGCAGAAAAATAAGCACCCATCATCGGTTATATGGAAATAATAAGTGGAGTTTAAAACCGGAACATTATCTGGAGTTGATTCGTCAGCGTCCACAATCATTTGATACCGCCCGGCCAATTTTACAATGGCGTGATCAATGGCCGGATTGCCTGGAAAAGTTATTAGAACATTTTCGCCGGAAAAACGGTGTAACCAAAGGTACCCGGGAATTTGTCACCGTGCTGATGCTGTACGAAAAATATGCTGTCGACAAGATCGAAGCAGCCGTAAAGGAAGCACTGAAAAGCAATGTCGGCTGCAGCAATGCTCTCAAGCAGATTTTACACAGTCAAAACATCTCTATGGAGTCCCAATTTGATCCTTTGTCGAACTGGGAGACACTGCCCCCTGCTGACATCTCGGCATACGAACAGCTTGGAGGTATCTTATGA
- the istB gene encoding IS21-like element helper ATPase IstB: MNPAVQAVLTQHLKTLKLSTMEKELEGQIRQAHEAACGYDEFLLNLVEAEVQIRQENGRKRRLKEARFPMQKPLETFDFEAAPDLDARLIKELSTGTFIKEARNIILIGKSGAGKTHLATSIGMEACRYGHRVRFITGCGLANELTEAREQQALGRMIKRYAGYGLLILDELGYVPFSKIGAELLFQVLTERHERRSIIITTNLGFGDWTQVFGDANLTAALLDRVTHRAHIIQCNWDSYRLKQTLKSRG, encoded by the coding sequence ATGAACCCAGCAGTCCAGGCAGTCCTCACACAGCACTTAAAAACGCTGAAGCTCTCGACGATGGAAAAAGAGTTGGAAGGTCAGATCCGGCAGGCGCATGAGGCGGCCTGCGGCTACGATGAGTTTTTATTGAATCTTGTTGAAGCGGAAGTTCAAATACGGCAGGAAAACGGTCGCAAGCGACGTCTCAAGGAAGCCAGGTTCCCGATGCAGAAACCGCTTGAAACATTTGATTTTGAGGCTGCCCCTGATTTGGACGCCCGGTTGATCAAAGAACTTTCAACAGGGACATTCATTAAAGAAGCCCGGAATATAATTTTGATAGGTAAAAGCGGAGCCGGTAAAACCCATCTGGCAACCAGCATCGGGATGGAAGCCTGCCGGTATGGACATCGAGTTCGTTTTATTACTGGTTGTGGGCTTGCAAACGAACTGACGGAGGCCAGGGAACAACAGGCTCTGGGTAGAATGATAAAACGATATGCCGGTTATGGGCTGTTGATTCTTGATGAATTGGGGTACGTCCCGTTCAGTAAAATCGGCGCTGAATTATTGTTCCAAGTCCTTACCGAGCGCCATGAAAGACGTTCGATCATCATCACTACCAATCTTGGTTTTGGTGATTGGACGCAGGTGTTTGGCGATGCAAATCTTACCGCTGCTCTGCTGGATCGTGTCACTCACCGGGCTCACATTATTCAATGTAACTGGGACAGTTATCGACTTAAACAGACTTTAAAATCGAGAGGATAA
- a CDS encoding alpha/beta hydrolase, with protein MKSLKSNINNLKAVIPATFQIVNISLFIICFIATGCSLIKLKKDTNRFQEYTAIVGHINAKCLGNGPIIVAACSVEDEMKVVNYTVLHDSGEYELGVHQGNYYIFAYRDQNSNLIYDADEPAGQYGNPTLVRAPAVGVVFDIDIIIPEKNQNIEIPHGKIISSVKTQKLYSRQAGIITDLDDERFVEENGKKGFWEPGSFFNQFGGTIYFLEEYDPDKIPILFIHGATGTPKGWQYLVNHIDRSRFQPWFFYYPTGLRIDSIAYLLLWKLSNLQAKYQFNKIIFTAHSMGGLVARSFIVNYFPQFPYVTLFVSMATPWGGDRMAEYGVKQSPVVIPSWYDMQPDGDFIKSLYRKKLPESVTFYLLYGYRGSRNPLRSNNDGTITLSSLLDYRPQAEAGMSYAFNEDHVSLLLSERVADQFNFILNTFYENNSTSLEQVGGYLDVHFTYDYDYKGVRPKPALLLYRNGKKDEEAVTFFNNGTNGKIIGPIPVGEYVTSMVTMAAKTEKKSVTVSIESNKTKELNFVFKPDGVIRGCLTTALKPEDKFAGRPDYRYRSIDTKIHIQSITLEGDGIHKVLTSTTVPAIGYGLGSLVVRKDGCFNNCFSFFGLPAGDYKFVIKVEGYKPIEKKYSVIPGRPQYFRVTELPPG; from the coding sequence TTGAAGTCATTAAAATCTAACATAAATAACTTGAAGGCGGTCATCCCGGCTACTTTTCAAATAGTGAATATTAGTCTTTTTATAATATGTTTTATCGCAACGGGCTGCTCGCTTATTAAATTGAAAAAAGACACGAATAGATTTCAGGAATACACTGCTATTGTCGGGCACATTAATGCAAAATGTTTGGGGAACGGACCGATCATTGTCGCTGCCTGCTCAGTAGAAGATGAAATGAAAGTCGTAAACTATACGGTTTTGCACGATTCCGGTGAGTATGAGCTTGGCGTTCATCAAGGTAATTATTACATTTTTGCGTATCGGGATCAAAACAGTAACCTTATTTATGATGCGGATGAACCTGCCGGTCAATATGGCAACCCAACTTTAGTCCGAGCTCCTGCCGTTGGTGTTGTTTTTGATATTGATATCATCATTCCAGAAAAGAATCAAAATATAGAAATACCCCATGGAAAAATAATCTCATCGGTAAAGACTCAAAAACTCTATAGTCGGCAGGCGGGAATTATAACGGATTTAGACGATGAACGCTTTGTTGAGGAGAATGGGAAAAAAGGTTTTTGGGAGCCGGGATCGTTTTTTAATCAATTTGGCGGAACCATCTATTTTCTTGAAGAATATGATCCTGATAAAATTCCGATTCTTTTTATACACGGTGCAACCGGAACGCCCAAAGGATGGCAGTATCTTGTTAATCACATCGATAGGTCCCGCTTTCAGCCTTGGTTCTTTTATTATCCAACCGGACTCCGCATAGATAGCATAGCATACCTGCTACTCTGGAAACTATCCAACCTTCAAGCTAAATACCAATTTAATAAAATTATTTTTACTGCCCACAGTATGGGCGGGCTGGTCGCAAGATCTTTTATTGTAAATTATTTTCCACAATTTCCCTATGTAACACTTTTTGTTTCAATGGCAACCCCATGGGGCGGTGATCGTATGGCTGAATACGGCGTCAAGCAATCCCCGGTAGTCATTCCAAGCTGGTACGACATGCAACCGGACGGCGATTTTATCAAATCATTATACAGAAAGAAATTACCCGAATCCGTAACGTTTTATTTGCTTTACGGATACAGAGGAAGTCGCAATCCTTTACGATCGAACAATGACGGAACCATTACCCTATCCAGTCTTCTGGACTACAGACCACAAGCCGAGGCAGGCATGAGTTATGCCTTTAATGAGGACCATGTAAGCCTACTTCTCAGCGAGAGAGTGGCAGATCAATTCAACTTCATCCTTAATACATTTTATGAGAATAATAGTACATCTCTTGAACAAGTCGGGGGGTACCTTGATGTTCATTTCACATATGACTATGATTATAAGGGAGTGAGGCCCAAGCCAGCTCTCCTACTTTATCGTAATGGTAAAAAGGATGAGGAAGCCGTTACCTTCTTTAACAATGGTACCAATGGTAAAATCATTGGGCCTATTCCTGTCGGAGAATATGTGACAAGCATGGTCACAATGGCCGCAAAAACTGAAAAAAAATCCGTCACGGTCTCTATAGAAAGCAATAAAACAAAAGAATTGAACTTCGTCTTTAAACCTGATGGGGTGATTCGCGGATGTTTGACAACTGCACTCAAACCTGAAGATAAATTTGCAGGGAGACCGGATTATAGATACCGATCAATCGATACGAAAATTCATATTCAATCAATTACACTGGAAGGCGATGGCATCCATAAAGTTCTGACATCCACCACGGTACCAGCGATTGGTTATGGTCTTGGTTCCCTTGTTGTACGTAAAGATGGATGCTTTAATAATTGTTTTTCTTTCTTTGGACTGCCTGCCGGGGACTACAAATTCGTCATTAAAGTCGAAGGCTACAAACCCATTGAAAAAAAATACTCTGTCATACCTGGTAGGCCCCAATATTTCAGGGTTACTGAATTGCCACCTGGTTAA
- a CDS encoding DUF6653 family protein: MTIEKKLAQLFGMGEKERRRHTNPWSVLTRISTIPLLGLSFWSRVWLGWWSLSPIIIVIIWLWINPRIFPEPKSTNNWASKVVLGEWVRMNRKETPIPKHHIFLPNIITAIGTIGLILFIYGLVVLHLWLTILGGIVMMISKLWYADRVVWLYEDMKDATPEYKNWLY; the protein is encoded by the coding sequence ATGACGATAGAAAAAAAATTGGCGCAATTATTTGGAATGGGCGAAAAAGAGCGCCGTCGCCATACAAATCCTTGGAGTGTTTTAACTCGTATATCCACCATACCGCTTTTGGGGCTATCGTTCTGGAGTAGGGTTTGGCTCGGCTGGTGGTCGCTATCACCTATAATTATTGTAATTATATGGCTATGGATCAATCCCCGAATTTTCCCAGAGCCAAAAAGTACGAATAATTGGGCATCCAAAGTAGTTCTTGGCGAATGGGTCAGAATGAATCGTAAAGAGACCCCTATCCCAAAACATCACATCTTTTTACCAAACATAATCACTGCTATTGGTACTATCGGTTTGATCTTGTTTATTTATGGGTTGGTTGTGCTGCATTTATGGCTCACAATTCTTGGAGGTATTGTAATGATGATAAGCAAGCTTTGGTATGCAGACAGGGTTGTCTGGCTTTATGAAGATATGAAAGATGCTACACCCGAATATAAAAATTGGTTATATTAA
- a CDS encoding alpha/beta hydrolase — protein sequence MKEKSIFKKILLRTGLTILILLISIIGFGVWISPKQMDFSSPYHPFTSEQAKETYLKFYDERAKKWPVESTTKMVETSYGKTFVRISGPESAPSLVLMHGISGNSLQWISNVGALSRHFRVYAVDNVYDNGRSIPYKPMTGADDYVNWLNELCNALGFHNQINMVGLSYGGWITTQYALRFPDRLNKIILLAPVGTVAPLSPGWIARAVLVALPFKYFTKNFVHWLAQDTVNSGKKGVVLVDEHVNEAYMAVRSFTAKRMVNPTVLTDEELQSINIPTLFMVGENEKIYPPREVLERLNRENPKIQTKLIAHAGHDLIMAQTQEIDNLIIKFIGKSQ from the coding sequence TTGAAAGAAAAATCTATATTTAAAAAAATACTTTTGCGAACCGGTCTAACCATCCTGATCCTATTGATCAGCATTATTGGCTTTGGGGTTTGGATCTCTCCCAAACAGATGGACTTTTCCTCCCCCTATCATCCCTTCACATCTGAACAAGCAAAAGAGACCTATCTAAAATTTTATGATGAGAGGGCAAAAAAATGGCCTGTAGAATCAACTACAAAAATGGTAGAGACATCTTACGGTAAAACATTTGTACGCATCAGCGGACCAGAGTCTGCTCCATCGCTGGTCCTCATGCACGGTATCAGTGGCAATTCACTCCAATGGATATCTAATGTTGGAGCTTTATCCCGGCATTTCAGGGTCTATGCAGTCGACAATGTCTACGATAACGGCCGCAGTATTCCTTATAAGCCCATGACAGGTGCCGATGACTATGTCAATTGGCTCAATGAACTCTGCAACGCGCTGGGGTTTCATAATCAGATCAATATGGTTGGCTTGTCATATGGAGGGTGGATTACGACTCAATATGCGTTAAGGTTTCCTGATCGACTCAATAAAATTATTTTGTTGGCACCGGTCGGTACTGTTGCCCCGCTATCGCCTGGATGGATTGCAAGAGCAGTTCTGGTCGCACTGCCATTCAAGTACTTTACAAAAAATTTCGTTCATTGGCTGGCGCAAGACACTGTGAATTCCGGAAAGAAAGGAGTTGTTTTGGTTGACGAGCATGTGAACGAAGCTTATATGGCTGTTCGCAGCTTTACAGCAAAACGAATGGTCAATCCTACTGTATTGACTGATGAAGAATTGCAAAGCATTAATATACCCACTTTGTTTATGGTCGGTGAGAATGAAAAGATCTACCCACCTCGCGAAGTCCTTGAACGTCTAAACAGAGAGAATCCGAAGATTCAAACCAAACTGATTGCACATGCAGGTCATGACCTGATCATGGCACAGACGCAGGAAATCGACAACTTGATCATAAAGTTTATAGGCAAATCACAATGA
- the lpxD gene encoding UDP-3-O-(3-hydroxymyristoyl)glucosamine N-acyltransferase, giving the protein MSLFVCKDPEIVFIDITKLLHPKHSRPKGIDPNANIGDSVRLGNNVSIGPFTVIEEGSSIGDNTDIRSGAYIGRNVTIGKHCAIYPYAVIYDDVCIGDHVIVHSGAIIGAEGFGYKRRHDLLIKMPQIGAVVIEDNVEIGSNTCIDRGAYGNTYIKAGTKIDNLVQIGHNDHVGKNVIICGQTGISGSCTIGDNATLAGNSGVADHVNIGNNAIILARSGVLNDIKENHIVFGTPAKDRRVAWREISTLSKLPELMKRIKMIEEQLETLGRAGENADGREHRSTKT; this is encoded by the coding sequence ATGTCGTTGTTCGTCTGTAAAGATCCAGAAATCGTTTTTATTGATATTACAAAATTACTGCATCCAAAACATTCTCGGCCAAAAGGCATTGATCCCAACGCAAATATTGGTGATAGTGTAAGGTTAGGAAACAATGTGTCTATCGGCCCGTTTACGGTGATTGAAGAAGGATCATCAATTGGGGACAATACGGACATACGAAGCGGCGCCTATATTGGAAGAAATGTCACTATCGGAAAACACTGTGCAATCTATCCCTATGCCGTCATCTATGATGATGTGTGCATTGGCGATCATGTCATTGTTCATTCCGGAGCCATCATTGGCGCTGAGGGTTTTGGTTATAAAAGACGACATGATCTGCTCATCAAAATGCCCCAGATTGGTGCTGTTGTTATTGAAGACAATGTCGAAATTGGCTCAAACACTTGCATTGATAGGGGTGCATACGGAAATACATACATCAAAGCTGGAACGAAAATTGATAATCTTGTTCAGATCGGGCACAATGACCACGTTGGAAAAAATGTCATCATCTGCGGACAAACTGGAATCTCAGGATCATGTACCATAGGTGATAATGCCACATTGGCAGGTAATTCTGGAGTCGCTGATCATGTCAATATTGGCAACAATGCCATCATACTTGCTCGTTCAGGCGTTCTAAACGATATTAAAGAAAATCACATTGTCTTTGGAACACCGGCGAAAGACAGAAGAGTAGCCTGGAGAGAGATTTCAACGTTATCAAAACTCCCAGAACTTATGAAACGAATCAAGATGATTGAAGAACAACTTGAGACATTAGGACGTGCCGGGGAAAATGCGGATGGGAGAGAACACAGGAGTACAAAAACGTAA
- a CDS encoding LpxD N-terminal domain-containing protein has product MQYTIEKLSRKFNAKIVGGNPEEIITSVASVTNAKRHQITQFTDKRYTKYLATCEASACVIGEDMQI; this is encoded by the coding sequence ATGCAATATACCATCGAAAAACTGTCAAGAAAATTTAATGCAAAAATTGTTGGGGGAAATCCTGAAGAAATCATTACCTCAGTGGCAAGTGTTACGAATGCGAAGCGCCATCAAATAACACAGTTTACTGATAAACGGTATACAAAATATTTGGCGACCTGTGAGGCTTCCGCCTGTGTCATTGGTGAAGACATGCAAATCTAG
- a CDS encoding amidohydrolase family protein, whose protein sequence is MKKITHTLWVINARLIDGLGNAYKDLKSIYIHEGRIRQIGNLTPPDHEKVLDVKGATVMPGLIDAHVHLQSVPGSVFRKDDESRLQKYRYHQLRSYLACGVTTVLDNAIAGPMLREFTQYLESGGAGPRIFALAPAFYPPNGYLDNGMLTAYWGPHWRPAKDRTDVVELFREYEGTDRVIGVKVMLETGFGKANIWPLLSKKVRDIISDESRKRNLPLYAHAYKKKEQKTGLDMGVHCFVHSGFMFTQPTDRFIRRMKELGTYVTTTLSCTFDQMLVQFQRERLDNPYLNLRVPRELLETARDDRVWEDYYDRFFKLSSPKWLPSFFIRALPKLINIEKSIKACLESASRAILTLHEAGIPIVAGTDASSWPVFPNFFHGTSMIREMELLYNIGIPPMDVIASATRVPAEMMGKTDRIGTLEKGKYGDMVVVEKDPLKDPSALESLLWTIKGGEARTPEEWMACDPT, encoded by the coding sequence TTGAAAAAAATAACACATACACTCTGGGTTATAAATGCCCGGCTGATCGACGGCCTGGGCAATGCATACAAGGATCTAAAATCCATATACATCCATGAGGGCAGGATCAGGCAGATCGGCAACCTGACCCCACCGGATCATGAAAAGGTGCTGGATGTAAAAGGCGCAACCGTGATGCCCGGCCTGATCGATGCCCACGTGCACCTGCAAAGCGTCCCCGGATCCGTGTTTAGAAAAGACGATGAATCACGGCTTCAAAAATATCGGTATCACCAGCTTCGGTCATACCTGGCCTGCGGGGTTACCACCGTGCTGGACAATGCCATCGCAGGCCCGATGCTGCGTGAATTTACGCAATACCTGGAATCCGGCGGCGCAGGCCCCAGAATTTTTGCATTGGCTCCGGCGTTTTATCCCCCCAACGGATATCTGGACAATGGCATGCTGACCGCCTATTGGGGACCCCATTGGCGGCCCGCAAAAGACAGGACGGATGTGGTAGAATTATTCCGGGAATATGAGGGAACGGACAGGGTCATCGGGGTGAAAGTTATGCTTGAAACCGGATTTGGCAAAGCCAATATCTGGCCCCTGCTTTCAAAGAAAGTCCGGGATATCATTTCTGATGAATCCCGGAAAAGAAACCTGCCTTTATATGCCCATGCCTATAAAAAGAAAGAACAAAAAACAGGGCTTGATATGGGTGTTCACTGTTTTGTCCATTCCGGGTTTATGTTCACACAGCCCACGGACCGGTTTATCCGCCGCATGAAGGAACTTGGGACCTACGTGACCACAACTTTATCCTGTACCTTTGACCAGATGCTGGTGCAGTTTCAACGGGAACGGCTGGACAACCCGTACTTAAATTTGCGGGTCCCCCGGGAACTTTTGGAAACAGCAAGGGATGACCGGGTCTGGGAAGATTACTATGACCGTTTTTTTAAACTTTCATCTCCCAAATGGTTGCCTTCCTTTTTCATTCGAGCCCTTCCCAAACTTATAAACATCGAAAAATCAATCAAAGCCTGCCTGGAAAGCGCTTCCCGGGCAATCCTGACCCTCCATGAGGCCGGTATCCCCATCGTGGCCGGCACGGACGCCTCAAGCTGGCCTGTATTCCCCAATTTCTTCCATGGTACCAGTATGATCCGGGAAATGGAATTGCTTTACAATATCGGGATCCCGCCCATGGACGTAATTGCCTCGGCTACGCGAGTTCCTGCGGAAATGATGGGGAAAACGGACAGGATCGGTACCCTTGAAAAGGGAAAATACGGAGATATGGTCGTTGTCGAAAAGGACCCGCTGAAAGACCCTTCGGCCCTGGAATCATTGTTGTGGACCATCAAAGGCGGAGAGGCCCGGACCCCAGAGGAATGGATGGCTTGCGATCCAACGTGA
- a CDS encoding bacterial transcriptional activator domain-containing protein: MSNRSEKGIYYAQKYLETDDSIETVYQKLMQLYAAAGNRSLVKKTFETCQQKVFEFLDCPPEPETIRLFHECLAVQKADKH, encoded by the coding sequence CTGTCGAACAGGAGTGAAAAAGGAATATACTACGCGCAGAAATATCTTGAAACGGATGACAGTATTGAAACGGTCTATCAAAAGCTCATGCAGCTTTATGCCGCGGCCGGGAACCGTTCTCTGGTGAAAAAAACATTTGAAACCTGCCAGCAAAAAGTGTTTGAATTCCTGGACTGCCCCCCGGAACCCGAGACGATCCGCCTGTTCCATGAGTGCCTGGCCGTTCAGAAGGCGGATAAACATTGA
- a CDS encoding IS1634 family transposase, translated as MAHFHIKKKKGRPYLYVREIARVNGKPKVISQTYIGSPDRVASLVKGQSQEITTLKAEEFGALWLAQQADKDFDLCSMIDEIIPPADREKGPSIGEYFLYCVWNRMIETVSKNKLSDWYKRTAIQHIRPVDLNELSCKRYWDKWDRVDEKTLNTIISKFFRRLWQVEKPSSDCLLFDTTNYYTFMGSQTLSKIACRGKNKEGRHHLRQIGLGLLVARDTRLPLFYSIYPGNIHDSKHFESIMEEMFRVACDLNNTKERLTIVIDKGMNSEGNYTWIDEHSRVHFITTYSTYFAQELAATPLDRFEIADTARNRRLIDEERREECQLAYRTKKEYWGKERSVIITYNPRTARKKSYTFESKLDTIRQELLAMRTKVKEGAAHWKKAEDVQARYIRLCQRLHMAPDLFTLNFETSANGLNMSFRKDPYIVKQKKLMFGKNIIITDNTDWATKDIIEASLDRWQVEDRFRLSKNEDLVGVQPIRHWTDSKIKCHLFTCVAAMAYLRRIELKLKSAGIERTAENVMDDMKHLHSILTLPKGARKPTRRLETPSKTQAEVLSAFGHHINEGGVLQPVT; from the coding sequence ATGGCACATTTCCATATCAAGAAGAAAAAAGGAAGACCCTACCTGTATGTCAGGGAGATCGCCCGGGTAAACGGTAAGCCCAAGGTTATTTCTCAAACCTATATTGGTTCACCGGATCGGGTAGCCAGTCTTGTAAAAGGCCAGTCTCAGGAAATAACCACTTTAAAGGCTGAAGAATTCGGTGCACTGTGGTTGGCCCAGCAAGCAGATAAAGACTTTGATCTTTGCTCTATGATTGATGAGATTATTCCACCGGCCGATCGGGAAAAAGGACCTTCAATAGGGGAATATTTCCTTTATTGTGTCTGGAATCGCATGATTGAGACCGTCAGTAAAAACAAATTATCGGATTGGTATAAGAGAACCGCGATCCAGCATATACGCCCTGTCGATCTAAACGAACTCTCATGCAAACGATACTGGGACAAGTGGGACCGAGTTGATGAAAAAACCTTAAACACGATCATATCGAAGTTCTTCAGACGATTATGGCAGGTCGAAAAGCCTTCGTCTGATTGTCTGTTATTTGATACCACTAATTATTATACCTTCATGGGAAGCCAAACTTTGTCGAAAATTGCGTGCAGAGGTAAAAACAAGGAAGGCAGGCATCATCTCAGACAGATCGGCCTCGGCCTTTTGGTTGCACGAGACACCAGACTCCCTTTATTTTATTCGATTTACCCAGGCAATATTCATGATAGCAAGCACTTTGAATCAATCATGGAAGAAATGTTTAGGGTGGCATGCGACCTGAACAATACCAAAGAGCGACTTACAATCGTTATTGACAAAGGAATGAATTCTGAAGGGAATTACACCTGGATTGACGAGCATTCCAGAGTCCATTTTATTACGACATATTCCACTTATTTTGCCCAGGAGCTTGCGGCTACCCCACTCGACCGGTTTGAAATTGCAGATACGGCCCGCAACAGAAGACTGATTGATGAAGAGCGCCGGGAAGAGTGTCAATTGGCATATCGAACTAAAAAAGAATACTGGGGCAAGGAGCGGAGCGTTATCATAACTTATAATCCCAGGACAGCCCGAAAGAAATCATACACCTTTGAGAGCAAGCTTGATACGATCCGACAGGAATTGCTTGCAATGAGAACGAAGGTTAAAGAAGGAGCAGCTCACTGGAAGAAAGCTGAGGACGTACAAGCCAGATATATCCGATTGTGTCAAAGGCTTCACATGGCCCCCGATTTATTTACTCTGAATTTTGAAACATCAGCAAACGGCTTGAATATGAGCTTCCGAAAAGATCCATATATAGTGAAACAAAAAAAGCTGATGTTCGGTAAAAATATTATCATCACAGATAATACGGACTGGGCGACAAAAGATATTATTGAAGCGAGTTTAGATCGATGGCAAGTTGAAGACCGCTTCCGTCTCAGTAAGAATGAAGACTTAGTAGGTGTGCAGCCGATCCGGCACTGGACTGACAGCAAAATTAAATGTCATTTATTTACATGTGTGGCCGCCATGGCTTACCTGCGTCGAATTGAATTAAAACTAAAGAGCGCCGGAATTGAACGGACAGCAGAGAACGTCATGGATGATATGAAGCATCTACATTCTATTCTGACTTTGCCGAAAGGGGCAAGAAAACCGACCAGGCGCCTTGAGACGCCGAGTAAGACCCAGGCCGAAGTCCTATCGGCCTTTGGCCATCATATTAATGAAGGTGGGGTCTTACAACCTGTTACCTGA